Proteins from one Roseimicrobium gellanilyticum genomic window:
- a CDS encoding AraC family transcriptional regulator — protein sequence MALSEFEVEIATRVADIIQRRPSLSRDVAALARLVGVTPYHLAQYFHRTFGMSLHRYAQELGTGPRGEIRDWVLLAI from the coding sequence ATGGCATTGTCAGAGTTCGAGGTGGAGATAGCGACTCGAGTGGCAGACATCATTCAACGACGGCCCAGTCTGAGCCGCGATGTGGCCGCTCTGGCGCGGCTGGTAGGCGTGACGCCGTACCATCTCGCGCAGTACTTTCACCGGACTTTCGGCATGTCCCTCCACCGCTACGCCCAGGAACTGGGCACCGGACCTCGCGGAGAGATTCGGGATTGGGTGCTGCTCGCCATCTGA
- a CDS encoding GAF domain-containing protein: protein MDLTGGQWLDGVEQQLAHLRRESNRTAAQSVAAREEAADAKLQIWLQKLTELQGLASRDVALTWALEAATSVLSADFANVQRLHPTGQGLILEAQRGFGRSFLNFFEFTNDRHSACGLAMQEHRPVIVEDVNTSPIFADTQSLDELQKASVRAVRSMPLVDGTGQMLGMISVHYCRPRAHVVSELKRLQLLAAAVARLLK, encoded by the coding sequence GACGGTGTGGAGCAGCAATTGGCACACCTCCGCAGGGAGAGCAACCGTACTGCGGCACAGTCTGTGGCGGCGCGGGAAGAGGCGGCTGATGCAAAGCTGCAGATATGGCTGCAGAAACTCACCGAACTACAGGGGCTGGCCAGTCGCGATGTGGCACTCACGTGGGCTCTTGAGGCAGCGACTTCCGTACTTTCAGCGGATTTTGCCAACGTCCAGCGGCTCCACCCCACAGGGCAGGGCTTGATACTGGAGGCGCAGCGAGGGTTCGGACGGTCGTTTCTGAACTTTTTCGAGTTCACCAATGACCGTCACTCCGCCTGCGGTCTGGCAATGCAGGAGCATCGACCGGTGATCGTGGAAGATGTGAATACCAGTCCCATCTTTGCAGATACCCAGAGCCTGGACGAACTGCAGAAGGCCAGCGTCCGCGCCGTGCGATCCATGCCGCTGGTGGATGGCACGGGCCAAATGCTCGGGATGATTTCCGTGCACTACTGCCGCCCCCGTGCGCACGTGGTATCGGAACTCAAACGACTGCAGCTTCTCGCCGCTGCCGTGGCGCGGCTGCTGAAGTGA